From Bos mutus isolate GX-2022 chromosome 5, NWIPB_WYAK_1.1, whole genome shotgun sequence, one genomic window encodes:
- the POU6F1 gene encoding POU domain, class 6, transcription factor 1 isoform X1, which translates to MDPGAGPDSSLTVNEQVIVMSGHETIRVLEVGVDAQIPAEEEGKALEAVATEGSQSGGPAEAGEAAGEAGPDNPDSSVEATVKSLPGMPSSPAPAVATFSQAPCQPQASQTLTPLAVQAAPQVLTQENLATVLTGVMVPAGAVTQPLLIPISIAGQVAGQQGLAVWTIPTATVAALPGLTAASPTGGIFKPPLAGLQAAAVLNTALPAPVQAAPLAQPSSPAQPRPPAQPQTLFQPQPLLQTTPAILPQPTAATATAPTPKSVDTPTQITVQPAGFAFSPGIISAASLGGQTQILGSLTTTPVIANAIPSMPGISSQILTNAQGQVIGTLPWVVNSASVAAPAPAQSLQVQAVTPQLLLNAQGQVIATLASSPLPPPVAVRKPSTPESPAKSEVQPIQPTPAMPQPAVVIASPAPAAKPAASAPIPITCSETPTVSQLVSKPHTPSLDEDGINLEEIREFAKNFKIRRLSLGLTQTQVGQALTATEGPAYSQSAICRFEKLDITPKSAQKLKPVLEKWLHEAELRNQEGQQNLMEFVGGEPSKKRKRRTSFTPQAIEALNAYFEKNPLPTGQEITEIAKELNYDREVVRVWFCNRRQTLKNTSKLNVFQIP; encoded by the exons GTCATCGTGATGTCAGGCCATGAGACCATCCGAGTTTTGGAGGTTGGAGTGGATGCCCAGATCCCTGCTGAGGAGGAGGGCAAAGCGCTGGAGGCTGTGGCCACCGAGGGCTCCCAGAGTGGAGGCCCTGCTGAAGCTGGTGAAGCTGCTGGTGAAGCTGGCCCAGACAACCCAGACTCCTCCGTGGAGGCAACTG tgaagtcacttccgGGGATGCCTTCGAGCCCTGCCCCTGCCGTTGCCACCTTCAGCCAAGCTCCATGCCAGCCTCAGGCATCACAGACCCTGACGCCACTGGCTGTACAAGCTGCCCCCCAG GTCTTGACTCAGGAAAACTTAGCCACAGTTCTGACAGGAGTTATGGTTCCAGCAGGGGCAGTTACTCAACCTCTTCTTATCCCCATCAGTATTGCAGGTCAAGTGGCTGGTCAACAGGGGCTGGCCGTGTGGACAATTCCTACTGCAACCGTGGCTGCCCTCCCAGGACTGACCGCTGCTTCTCCCACGGGGGGAATTTTCAAGCCACCTTTAGCCGGTCTCCAAG CAGCTGCCGTGCTGAACACCGCTCTCCCGGCGCCTGTACAAGCCGCCCCACTGGCCCAGCCCTCCTCGCCTGCCCAGCCCCGACCACCGGCCCAGCCCCAGACGCTGTTCCAGCCCCAGCCACTGCTGCAGACCACACCAGCCATTCTACCGCAGCCCACTGCTGCCACcgccactgcccccacccccaagtctGTGGACACCCCCACACAGATCACCGTTCAGCCTGCAGGCTTCGCATTCAGCCCGGGAATC ATCAGTGCTGCCTCCCTCGGGGGACAGACCCAGATCCTGGGCTCCCTCACCACAACTCCGGTCATTGCCAACGCCATTCCCAGCATGCCAGGGATCAGCAGTCAGATTCTCACCAACGCTCAGGGTCAG GTTATTGGAACACTTCCTTGGGTAGTGAACTCGGCTAGCGTGGCGGCCCCAGCACCGGCCCAAAGCCTGCAGGTCCAGGCTGTGACCCCCCAGCTGTTGTTGAACGCCCAGGGCCAGGTGATCGCGACCCTGGCCAGcagccccctgcctcctcctgtgGCTGTCCGGAAGCCAAGCACTCCTGAGTCCCCTGCTAAGAGTGAG GTGCAGCCCATCCAGCCCACACCAGCCATGCCCCAGCCGGCCGTGGTCATCGCCAGCCCAGCCCCAGCAGCCAAGCCTGCTGCCTCTGCTCCTATCCCGATCACCTGCTCAGAGACCCCTACGGTCAGCCAGCTGGTGTCCA AGCCACATACCCCAAGTCTGGATGAGGACGGGATCAACTTAGAAGAGATCCGGGAGTTTGCCAAGAACTTTAAGATCCGGCGGCTATCCCTGGGCCTCACACAGACCCAGGTGGGTCAGGCTCTGACTGCAACGGAAGGCCCAGCCTACAGCCAGTCAGCCATCTGCCG GTTTGAGAAGCTGGACATCACGCCCAAGAGTGCCCAGAAGCTGAAGCCAGTGCTGGAGAAGTGGCTGCATGAAGCTGAACTCCGGAACCAGGAAGGCCAGCAGAACCTGATGGAGTTTGTGGGAGGTGAGCCCTCCAAGAAACGTAAGCGCCGCACCTCCTTTACCCCCCAGGCCATAGAGGCTCTCAATGCCTACTTCGAGAAGAACCCGCTGCCCACAGGCCAGGAGATCACCGAGATTGCAAAGGAGCTCAACTATGACCGGGAAGTTGTGCGGGTCTGGTTCTGCAACCGGCGCCAGACACTCAAGAACACCAGCAAGCTGAACGTCTTTCAGATCCCTTAG
- the POU6F1 gene encoding POU domain, class 6, transcription factor 1 isoform X2, translating to MDPGAGPDSSLTVNEQVIVMSGHETIRVLEVGVDAQIPAEEEGKALEAVATEGSQSGGPAEAGEAAGEAGPDNPDSSVEATVKSLPGMPSSPAPAVATFSQAPCQPQASQTLTPLAVQAAPQVLTQENLATVLTGVMVPAGAVTQPLLIPISIAGQVAGQQGLAVWTIPTATVAALPGLTAASPTGGIFKPPLAGLQAAVLNTALPAPVQAAPLAQPSSPAQPRPPAQPQTLFQPQPLLQTTPAILPQPTAATATAPTPKSVDTPTQITVQPAGFAFSPGIISAASLGGQTQILGSLTTTPVIANAIPSMPGISSQILTNAQGQVIGTLPWVVNSASVAAPAPAQSLQVQAVTPQLLLNAQGQVIATLASSPLPPPVAVRKPSTPESPAKSEVQPIQPTPAMPQPAVVIASPAPAAKPAASAPIPITCSETPTVSQLVSKPHTPSLDEDGINLEEIREFAKNFKIRRLSLGLTQTQVGQALTATEGPAYSQSAICRFEKLDITPKSAQKLKPVLEKWLHEAELRNQEGQQNLMEFVGGEPSKKRKRRTSFTPQAIEALNAYFEKNPLPTGQEITEIAKELNYDREVVRVWFCNRRQTLKNTSKLNVFQIP from the exons GTCATCGTGATGTCAGGCCATGAGACCATCCGAGTTTTGGAGGTTGGAGTGGATGCCCAGATCCCTGCTGAGGAGGAGGGCAAAGCGCTGGAGGCTGTGGCCACCGAGGGCTCCCAGAGTGGAGGCCCTGCTGAAGCTGGTGAAGCTGCTGGTGAAGCTGGCCCAGACAACCCAGACTCCTCCGTGGAGGCAACTG tgaagtcacttccgGGGATGCCTTCGAGCCCTGCCCCTGCCGTTGCCACCTTCAGCCAAGCTCCATGCCAGCCTCAGGCATCACAGACCCTGACGCCACTGGCTGTACAAGCTGCCCCCCAG GTCTTGACTCAGGAAAACTTAGCCACAGTTCTGACAGGAGTTATGGTTCCAGCAGGGGCAGTTACTCAACCTCTTCTTATCCCCATCAGTATTGCAGGTCAAGTGGCTGGTCAACAGGGGCTGGCCGTGTGGACAATTCCTACTGCAACCGTGGCTGCCCTCCCAGGACTGACCGCTGCTTCTCCCACGGGGGGAATTTTCAAGCCACCTTTAGCCGGTCTCCAAG CTGCCGTGCTGAACACCGCTCTCCCGGCGCCTGTACAAGCCGCCCCACTGGCCCAGCCCTCCTCGCCTGCCCAGCCCCGACCACCGGCCCAGCCCCAGACGCTGTTCCAGCCCCAGCCACTGCTGCAGACCACACCAGCCATTCTACCGCAGCCCACTGCTGCCACcgccactgcccccacccccaagtctGTGGACACCCCCACACAGATCACCGTTCAGCCTGCAGGCTTCGCATTCAGCCCGGGAATC ATCAGTGCTGCCTCCCTCGGGGGACAGACCCAGATCCTGGGCTCCCTCACCACAACTCCGGTCATTGCCAACGCCATTCCCAGCATGCCAGGGATCAGCAGTCAGATTCTCACCAACGCTCAGGGTCAG GTTATTGGAACACTTCCTTGGGTAGTGAACTCGGCTAGCGTGGCGGCCCCAGCACCGGCCCAAAGCCTGCAGGTCCAGGCTGTGACCCCCCAGCTGTTGTTGAACGCCCAGGGCCAGGTGATCGCGACCCTGGCCAGcagccccctgcctcctcctgtgGCTGTCCGGAAGCCAAGCACTCCTGAGTCCCCTGCTAAGAGTGAG GTGCAGCCCATCCAGCCCACACCAGCCATGCCCCAGCCGGCCGTGGTCATCGCCAGCCCAGCCCCAGCAGCCAAGCCTGCTGCCTCTGCTCCTATCCCGATCACCTGCTCAGAGACCCCTACGGTCAGCCAGCTGGTGTCCA AGCCACATACCCCAAGTCTGGATGAGGACGGGATCAACTTAGAAGAGATCCGGGAGTTTGCCAAGAACTTTAAGATCCGGCGGCTATCCCTGGGCCTCACACAGACCCAGGTGGGTCAGGCTCTGACTGCAACGGAAGGCCCAGCCTACAGCCAGTCAGCCATCTGCCG GTTTGAGAAGCTGGACATCACGCCCAAGAGTGCCCAGAAGCTGAAGCCAGTGCTGGAGAAGTGGCTGCATGAAGCTGAACTCCGGAACCAGGAAGGCCAGCAGAACCTGATGGAGTTTGTGGGAGGTGAGCCCTCCAAGAAACGTAAGCGCCGCACCTCCTTTACCCCCCAGGCCATAGAGGCTCTCAATGCCTACTTCGAGAAGAACCCGCTGCCCACAGGCCAGGAGATCACCGAGATTGCAAAGGAGCTCAACTATGACCGGGAAGTTGTGCGGGTCTGGTTCTGCAACCGGCGCCAGACACTCAAGAACACCAGCAAGCTGAACGTCTTTCAGATCCCTTAG
- the POU6F1 gene encoding POU domain, class 6, transcription factor 1 isoform X3 yields the protein MDPGAGPDSSLTVNEQVIVMSGHETIRVLEVGVDAQIPAEEEGKALEAVATEGSQSGGPAEAGEAAGEAGPDNPDSSVEATVKSLPGMPSSPAPAVATFSQAPCQPQASQTLTPLAVQAAPQVLTQENLATVLTGVMVPAGAVTQPLLIPISIAGQVAGQQGLAVWTIPTATVAALPGLTAASPTGGIFKPPLAGLQAAAVLNTALPAPVQAAPLAQPSSPAQPRPPAQPQTLFQPQPLLQTTPAILPQPTAATATAPTPKSVDTPTQITVQPAGFAFSPGIISAASLGGQTQILGSLTTTPVIANAIPSMPGISSQILTNAQGQVIGTLPWVVNSASVAAPAPAQSLQVQAVTPQLLLNAQGQVIATLASSPLPPPVAVRKPSTPESPAKSEVQPIQPTPAMPQPAVVIASPAPAAKPAASAPIPITCSETPTVSQLVSKPHTPSLDEDGINLEEIREFAKNFKIRRLSLGLTQTQVGQALTATEGPAYSQSAICRP from the exons GTCATCGTGATGTCAGGCCATGAGACCATCCGAGTTTTGGAGGTTGGAGTGGATGCCCAGATCCCTGCTGAGGAGGAGGGCAAAGCGCTGGAGGCTGTGGCCACCGAGGGCTCCCAGAGTGGAGGCCCTGCTGAAGCTGGTGAAGCTGCTGGTGAAGCTGGCCCAGACAACCCAGACTCCTCCGTGGAGGCAACTG tgaagtcacttccgGGGATGCCTTCGAGCCCTGCCCCTGCCGTTGCCACCTTCAGCCAAGCTCCATGCCAGCCTCAGGCATCACAGACCCTGACGCCACTGGCTGTACAAGCTGCCCCCCAG GTCTTGACTCAGGAAAACTTAGCCACAGTTCTGACAGGAGTTATGGTTCCAGCAGGGGCAGTTACTCAACCTCTTCTTATCCCCATCAGTATTGCAGGTCAAGTGGCTGGTCAACAGGGGCTGGCCGTGTGGACAATTCCTACTGCAACCGTGGCTGCCCTCCCAGGACTGACCGCTGCTTCTCCCACGGGGGGAATTTTCAAGCCACCTTTAGCCGGTCTCCAAG CAGCTGCCGTGCTGAACACCGCTCTCCCGGCGCCTGTACAAGCCGCCCCACTGGCCCAGCCCTCCTCGCCTGCCCAGCCCCGACCACCGGCCCAGCCCCAGACGCTGTTCCAGCCCCAGCCACTGCTGCAGACCACACCAGCCATTCTACCGCAGCCCACTGCTGCCACcgccactgcccccacccccaagtctGTGGACACCCCCACACAGATCACCGTTCAGCCTGCAGGCTTCGCATTCAGCCCGGGAATC ATCAGTGCTGCCTCCCTCGGGGGACAGACCCAGATCCTGGGCTCCCTCACCACAACTCCGGTCATTGCCAACGCCATTCCCAGCATGCCAGGGATCAGCAGTCAGATTCTCACCAACGCTCAGGGTCAG GTTATTGGAACACTTCCTTGGGTAGTGAACTCGGCTAGCGTGGCGGCCCCAGCACCGGCCCAAAGCCTGCAGGTCCAGGCTGTGACCCCCCAGCTGTTGTTGAACGCCCAGGGCCAGGTGATCGCGACCCTGGCCAGcagccccctgcctcctcctgtgGCTGTCCGGAAGCCAAGCACTCCTGAGTCCCCTGCTAAGAGTGAG GTGCAGCCCATCCAGCCCACACCAGCCATGCCCCAGCCGGCCGTGGTCATCGCCAGCCCAGCCCCAGCAGCCAAGCCTGCTGCCTCTGCTCCTATCCCGATCACCTGCTCAGAGACCCCTACGGTCAGCCAGCTGGTGTCCA AGCCACATACCCCAAGTCTGGATGAGGACGGGATCAACTTAGAAGAGATCCGGGAGTTTGCCAAGAACTTTAAGATCCGGCGGCTATCCCTGGGCCTCACACAGACCCAGGTGGGTCAGGCTCTGACTGCAACGGAAGGCCCAGCCTACAGCCAGTCAGCCATCTGCCG GCCATAG